A genome region from Thalassotalea euphylliae includes the following:
- a CDS encoding GSCFA domain-containing protein has product MSDVNLEENLLEVEGEIYNIKPGADKAVVKYFGEDHGYRSAAEKAQAKFERETIDTTLVKDHIKCIPNLLPAELCQSLIEEFEGDSEGIQHESVAELLLTQVFTDEIDAHIRSYFGSEYCVFWWSIYKIESTDEETGYSTKWHCDGGPEKHLKVITYLNGFDEHGSDTAYLDKEATDKLKEVGYIFASVEKRSLNIEPLCKKLNVDYQPMGVKPAAGDTIIFNPFEIAHRAKTPVPGKPRYALNFCLVPSEIHWKTVAEQYYFPAYDCQDFRKFAPIVKKITKDQALDLNYVEVGLNFQVENLQHARFIIENVIKTPKPAWLLVNYLERNDPTLVSITSIFDLLRFIKKVALEQLHWEKFLQAEWLDALKDISSFEQNFNDSRSRYSQADKPNPNAIFWPSPVHEKYPQSKFEILPYVRKEPIMDLDTPIGSAGSCFAFEIAKYFQTQGYNYVISERNDDPNSGVFVDGYQPGDELVKFCANYGIMFNSPSFTQLAEKAFGHREFSKLLFQNETGFFLDPYREGVVFSSKEAYFADYDKHIAALRDTFLSCKVFVLTMGLNECWQLTDGTFMSRNPRENMFHLVKHRTLTVQENVDYIQRFFDIIKAHNPDFKLIISVSPIPFLATGRAEEQHIISANCHSKSVLRVAADELVNNNEDMYYLPSYELVTECIEDAWDIDHRHVKSETVEKVVAMFKEIFVR; this is encoded by the coding sequence ATGTCTGACGTTAATCTTGAAGAGAATTTACTTGAAGTAGAAGGTGAGATATACAATATCAAACCGGGGGCTGATAAAGCTGTTGTTAAATATTTTGGCGAAGACCATGGCTATCGAAGCGCCGCCGAAAAAGCCCAAGCAAAATTCGAACGAGAGACAATCGACACGACACTTGTTAAAGATCATATCAAGTGTATTCCTAACCTGTTACCTGCAGAACTGTGCCAATCGTTAATCGAGGAGTTTGAAGGCGACTCTGAGGGCATACAACACGAAAGCGTTGCTGAACTTCTGTTAACCCAAGTGTTCACGGATGAAATTGACGCTCATATTCGTTCATATTTTGGCAGTGAATACTGTGTTTTTTGGTGGTCTATTTATAAAATCGAAAGTACGGATGAAGAAACCGGATATTCAACTAAGTGGCACTGTGATGGTGGGCCCGAGAAGCATTTAAAGGTTATCACCTACTTAAATGGTTTTGATGAACACGGCAGTGACACCGCATATCTTGATAAAGAAGCGACAGATAAGTTAAAAGAAGTCGGTTACATTTTTGCAAGTGTTGAAAAACGCTCTCTTAACATTGAACCGTTATGCAAAAAGTTAAATGTAGACTACCAGCCAATGGGCGTGAAGCCCGCTGCTGGTGATACTATTATCTTCAACCCATTTGAAATCGCCCATCGTGCAAAAACACCAGTACCAGGCAAGCCTAGATATGCGTTGAACTTTTGCCTTGTTCCTAGTGAAATTCATTGGAAAACGGTAGCAGAACAATACTACTTTCCTGCATACGATTGTCAGGACTTTAGAAAGTTTGCGCCAATTGTGAAAAAGATCACAAAAGACCAAGCATTAGACCTCAATTACGTTGAAGTGGGCTTGAACTTTCAGGTTGAAAACCTTCAACATGCACGGTTTATTATTGAAAATGTTATCAAGACACCTAAGCCAGCGTGGCTACTTGTAAACTACCTTGAAAGAAATGATCCAACACTTGTTTCAATTACTAGTATTTTCGACCTTTTAAGGTTCATTAAAAAAGTCGCTTTAGAGCAGTTGCACTGGGAGAAATTTTTACAAGCAGAGTGGCTTGATGCATTAAAAGATATTAGTAGCTTTGAGCAAAATTTTAATGACTCAAGAAGCCGATATAGCCAAGCTGACAAGCCAAATCCCAATGCGATCTTCTGGCCAAGCCCTGTGCATGAAAAGTATCCTCAGTCAAAATTTGAGATTCTGCCCTATGTGCGCAAAGAGCCAATTATGGATTTAGATACACCGATAGGCTCGGCGGGCAGTTGTTTCGCATTTGAAATCGCTAAGTACTTTCAGACTCAAGGTTACAACTATGTCATTAGTGAGCGTAATGATGACCCTAACTCAGGCGTGTTTGTTGACGGTTACCAACCTGGTGATGAATTAGTAAAATTCTGTGCAAACTATGGGATTATGTTTAATTCACCAAGCTTTACACAGCTAGCTGAAAAAGCATTTGGGCATCGAGAATTTAGCAAGCTACTGTTCCAAAATGAAACGGGGTTCTTCTTAGACCCCTATCGAGAAGGGGTCGTGTTTTCGAGTAAAGAAGCTTATTTTGCTGATTATGACAAACATATTGCCGCGTTAAGAGATACTTTCTTAAGCTGTAAGGTATTTGTCTTAACCATGGGGCTGAACGAATGTTGGCAGCTCACTGACGGTACTTTCATGTCACGTAACCCAAGAGAAAATATGTTTCACTTGGTTAAGCATAGGACGCTTACTGTACAAGAAAATGTTGATTATATTCAGCGTTTCTTCGACATCATTAAAGCTCATAATCCTGACTTTAAACTCATTATTAGTGTTTCACCTATTCCGTTTTTAGCAACGGGTAGGGCTGAAGAACAGCATATTATTAGTGCAAATTGTCACTCTAAGTCAGTGTTAAGAGTTGCTGCGGATGAACTTGTTAATAACAACGAAGATATGTATTACTTACCGAGTTATGAGCTTGTGACTGAATGTATTGAAGATGCTTGGGATATAGATCATCGCCACGTCAAATCTGAAACGGTAGAAAAAGTAGTGGCTATGTTTAAAGAGATATTTGTTCGCTAA